In Arthrobacter sp. MN05-02, the genomic stretch GTCGCCGTCGGTCAGCCAGGGCAGGATCGGCATGGCCATCACGCCGCACGGCAGACCGGCCTCACGGAGTCGTGAGATGAGGGCGAGCCGGGCCCTCGGAGCGGGCGTGCCGGGCTCGATGGCCTCGGCGAGCACCGGGTCCACCAGGGCGAGCGAGATGCCCATGCCCACGGGCACCGATCGGGCAGCGGAGGTCAGCAGCGGTATGTCGCGGGCCAGCAGGGTGCCCTTCGTCAGGATGGAGAACGGTGTTCCCGAATCGGCCAGCGCCGAGATGATGCCCGGCATCAGCCTGTACCGTCCCTCCGCCCTCTGGTACGGATCGGTGTTCGTCCCCAGGGCCACATGCTCGCGGGCCCAGGACGGCCGGGCCAGTTCCCGGGCGAGAACCTCCGCGGCGTTGATCTTCACCACGAGCTGAGCGTCGAAATCGAGGCCCGTGTCGAGGTCGAGGTAGCTGTGCGTCTTGCGGGCGAAGCAGTACACGCAGGCGTGCGAGCAGCCACGGAACGCATTGACGGTCCAGGAGAACGGCATGGACGAGGTGGGCGGCACCCTGTTGAGGACGGACTTCGCGGCGACCTCGTGGAACGTGAGCCCCGCGAACTCCGGCGTACGCACGGTCCGCACCAGGCCGGCCATCGGCACCAGGGCAGGCGCCGCGGCCCCGCTGTCGTCCGTGATCTTCTGGCCTTCCCATCGCATGACGTCCATTAGAACACGTGTACTAATTCGCTGTCGTGATGGACGGCCGGTCGTTTAGGCTGTCTGCATGATCCTGCTGACAGGTTTCGAACCCTTCGGGGGAGAAGCGACCAATCCGTCCTGGCTCGCCGCCCGGCGGGCCGCAGCCCTCCTCACCGCCGAGGGACAGCAGGCCGTCGCCGTCGAGGTGCCCTGCGTCTTCGGGCGGAGCATCGAGGTGCTCGATGCCGCTCTCCAGCGGCACCGTCCCGGCATCGTCCTGGGCGTCGGGCAGGCCGGAGGTCGAGAGCGCGTCTCGATCGAGCGCGTGGCGATCAACGTGGACGACGCGCGGATCCCCGACAACGCCGGGTACCAGCCCATCGACGAACCCGTGGTGCCCGGGGGGCCGGCAGCGTACTTCTCCTCCCTGCCCATCAAGGCGTGCCGTGAGGCCGTGGCGGCGCTGGGCATACCGGTGGAGGTCTCGCAGACGGCGGGCACCTACGTCTGCAACCACATCTTCTACGGCCTGATGTCACTCCTGGCGGAGCACCCCGGTGTCCGCGGCGGTTTCGTCCACGTCCCCTATTCGACGGAGCAGGGCGGTGTCCATCGGCAACCGGGCCTCCCGATCGAGGACATGGCCGCGGCCCTCGTGGCCATCGCGACGACGACGGCCGGTACGACGGCGGATGCCCGGATCACCGCGGGCGCCGAGCACTGACGCGGGGCCGGGCGCGGGGCGTACTCCGGCTAGGACGGCCCCGCGCCCGAGGACAGGATGTTCCGAACGACGCCTGCGAGCGGCCGGGGCGGTCGCTCGCGGTAGCCACCGTCGACGAGGCCGGCATCCCGCTCGAACAGGTTCCGCGAGGCCGGGTCGCCGGTCCGTAGCAGCGAGTACGCCACCGCCAGCAGGTAGGCCGGGAGGAAGGGGAGCCCGAGGCAGGCGGCGTACTGCCGGGTGTGGCGGGCCTCGTGCTCCAGAAGCCGGGCGAAACCCGCAGGAGCGCCGTCGGGCACCGGCCCCCTGAGCAGCACCACACTGCCCACCGTGAAGGCACGGGCCTTCGGCAGGCGGCGGCGGTAGCCCTCCGCGAGCAGGATCCCGTGAGGCCCCGGTGAGACCCGGCAACCCGACAGGGCCGCCAGCGCGAGCCCGCACGGCGTCGACAGGTTGATCCAGTTGAGGAACGGTACGAGTCCCGGCGTCATGCCGTCATCGTACGGCGCACCGCCCGGCAGCAGGTGTGGTTGTGGTGCCGCCGGGCCGGTCGCCTAGACTTGATCCGCCGGTGCGCCCCCGCTGCGAGCCGGCGTTTTCCTGTCCACGGCCCGGACTGTCCGCAGACCGCCCGCCGCACACCGAGAGTGCAAGGTAAGCAACCCCCATGTCCGAAACCCCAGAGCACGCCGGGCCAGCCGGCCCGGGCGCCCCCGTCCCCGACCCGCTGGACGCCGCGGCCGTCGCCGCCGCGGTCGACGCCGCGCTCGCCGACATCGCAGCCGCAGCCGACCTCGACGTGCTCAAGGGGGTCCGGATCGCACACACCGGCGAGAAGTCGCCGCTGAGCCTCGCGAACCGGGGGATCGGCGCCCTGCCGAAGGAACAGAAGTCCGCGGCCGGCAAGAACATCGGCCCCGCGCGCGGCCGGATCAACTCCGCGCTGGCGTCCCGCACGACGGAACTCGAAGCGGAGCGTGATGCCCGGATCCTCGTCGAGGAGGCCGTGGACGTCACCGCTGCCCCCCGCCGTCGTCGGCCCGGGGCACGCCACCCGCTGTCCACGCTGCAGGAACGCGTCAGCGACGTCTTCGTGGGCATGGGCTGGGAGATCGCCGAAGGCCCCGAACTGGAGTCGGAGTGGTTCAACTTCGACGCGCTGAACTTCAAGCCGGACCACCCTGCCCGTGAGATGCAGGACACCTTCTTCGTGGAGCCGCCCGAAGCGCACCTGGTGCTGCGCACGCACACGTCGCCCGTGCAGGTGCGCTCCATGCTCGAGCGCGAGCTGCCCATCTACGTCCTGTGCCCGGGCAAGGTGTTCCGCACCGACGAACTCGACGCCACCCACACCCCCGTCTTCCACCAGTTCGAGGGACTCGCGATCGACAAGGGCCTGACCATGGCCGATCTCGTGGGCACGCTCGAGCACTTCACGCGGCAGCTCTTCGGCGACGAGGCGAAGGTACGCCTGCGCCCCAACTACTTCCCCTTCACCGAACCCAGCGCCGAGCTCGACATCTGGCACCCCGGCGCCAAGGGCGGACCGCGCTGGATCGAATGGGGCGGCTGCGGCATGGTTCATCCGAACGTGCTCCGCGCCACCGGGATCGACCCGGACGTGTACTCCGGGTTCGCCTTCGGCATGGGGATCGAACGGGCCCTCATGTTCCGCAACGAGGTCAGCGACATGCGGGACATGATCGAGGGCGATGTACGTTTCAGCGAACACTTCGGGATGGAGATCTAGGTGAGAATCCCACTGTCCTGGCTGCGCGAGTACGCAGCCGTGCCCGCGGACGCCACCGCGGAAGACGTGATGGCCGAGCTCGTGAAGGTCGGCCTCGAGGAAGAGGACGTCCATCGTCCCACCGACGAGCTGAGCGGCCCGATCGTGGTCGGCCAGGTGCTCAGCCTCGTCAAGGAACCGCAGTCCAACGGCAAGACCATCAACTGGTGCTCCGTCCGCGTGGTGCCCGAGGGCGCCGAGCAGACGCTGACGGGCGACGGTATCGACCCCTCGGGCGTGCAGGGCATCGTGTGCGGGGCCCACAACTTCGTCGAGGGCGACAAGGTGGTCGTGACCCTGCCCGGAGCGGTACTTCCCGGCGACTTCCGCATCAGTCCCCGCAAGACCTACGGACACGTGTCCGCCGGCATGATCGCGTCGGTGCGCGAACTCGGCATCGGCGAGGACCACGACGGCATCCTGGTGCTCTCCACCCTGGGGCTCGACCCCGAGGTGGGCACGGACGCCATGGAACTCCTCGGCCTGTACGACGAGGCCGCGGAGATCAACGTGACACCCGACCGTGGCTACTGCTTCTCCATCCGCGGTGTCGCACGCGAGTACGCGCACGCCACCGGGACGGAGTTCACGGATCCGGCAGCCGCCGTCGTCGTGCCCACCCCGGCGGGCCCCGGCTACCCGGTGCGCCTCGAGGACTCGGCCCCCATCTACGGCAGGCCGGGCTGCGACCGCTTCGTCGCCCGGACCGTGCGCGGTGTCGACCCGTCGCGTCCCACCCCGCCGTGGCTGTCCGCGCGCCTCCGCCTCGCCGGGATCCGCTCCATCTCCCTCGTGGTCGACATCTCGAACTACGTGATGCTCGAACTCGGCCAGCCGCTGCACTTCTACGACCTCGACAAGCTCTCGGGCGACATCGTGGTGCGCCGTGCCGCCGCCGGGGAGAAGCTGCGGACCCTCGACGACCGCGAGCGCACGCTCGACGCCGAGGACCTGCTCATCACGGACGCATCGGGGCCCATCGGCATCGCCGGCGTCATGGGCGGGGCCGCCACCGAGGTCTCGGACGGGACGCGGAACGTCCTGGTCGAGTCCGCCCACTTCGAGGAAGTAGGCATCGGCCGCTCCCGCCGTCGCCACCGGCTGCCCTCGGAGGCCTCCAAGCGCTTCGAGCGCGGCGTGGACTGGAACGTGGCGGACGTCGCCGCCCAGCGCGCCGTCGACCTCCTCCTCGAGCTCGCCGGCGGCACGGTCGACGAGACCGCGACCGATGCCGGCCAGGCCCCGGAGCCGCGCGTCGTCGAGCTGGCGGCCGACTTCCCGGCCCGCCTGATCGGACGGACGTTCACGGACGAGCAGATCCGGGGGAAGCTCACCGACCTCGGCGCGGCCGTGGCGGACGCAGACGGCGGATACCGGGTCACGGTGCCGAGCTGGCGCACGGACCTCGAGACCCGCGAGGACCTCACCGAGGAGATCATCCGGCTCGTCGGCTACGACACGATCCCGTCGACCTTCCCCGTCGCGCCTCCGGGACGCGGCCTGACCCGCCTGCAGCAGCAGCGCCGCCGGCTCCTGAACGCACTCGCCGCGGCGGGACTCACGGAGGTGCTGTCCTACCCGTTCGTCAGCGGACACGCCAACGCCGTCTTCGGGACGCCGGACGAGGGCGCCGCCGTCGCCTCGGTGAAGCTCGCGAACCCGCTCAGCGCGGAACTCGGGTACCTGCGCCGGTCGATCCTCCCCGGCCTGGTGGAGCTCGCGAAGCGCAACTCCTCGCGCGGCTTCCGCGACCTGGCCCTGTTCGAGACGGGCGCCGTCTTCCTGCCGGGGGACGTGCTGGGCACGGAGTCCATCCCGCCGCTCGGGGCCCGGCCCGACGACGAGGTCCTGGATACCCTGTACGCCGGCATCCCGGATCAGCCGCAGACCATCGCCGCGCTGTTCACGGGCCATGAGACGGCCCCGTCGGCCGGCGTCGCCCCACGCGCATGGGACTGGGCCGACGCGGTGGACGTCGTCCGGCTGATGGCACAGGTCACCGGGGTCGACGTCGTGGTGCGGCAGGGAAGCCACCAGGCCTTCCACCCCGGCCGCACCGCGGAGTTCTCGCTGCGCAGCGGTGAGGTGCTGGGCTACGCGGGCGAGCTCCATCCGAAGCTGATCGCCGCGCAGGACCTGCCGGCACGCACGGTGGCCCTCGAGATCGACGCGGACCTCCTGTTCGACGCGGCCGCCGACGTGATCGTCGCCCGGCCGCTGTCCACCTATCCGCCGGCCACGCAGGACGTGGCGCTGGTCGTGGAGTCCGGCGTGGTGGCGGGGGATGTGCTCGAGACGCTCCGCGAGGGCGCAGGGGAGCTCCTCGAGGACGTCGGCCTGTTCGACGTGTACACGGGACAGGGCATCGGCGAGGGGCGGAAGTCGCTGGCCTTCGCCCTGCGCTTCCGCGCCCCGGACCGCACCCTGACCGCGGACGAGGCGAGCGCGGCACGCGATGCCGCGGTCGCCCTGGCCGCCGAACGGTTCGGCGCCGTCCAGCGCTGACCGCAGCGGGTGAAGACCCAGCCGGAAAAAGACCCAGCCGGCCAAGACCGAAGGCCCGTCCGAATGGACGGGCCTTCGCTCGTCAAGGCAGCTCGGGGGAGCCGGGCAGGTCAGGGGATCAGCAGCACCTTGCCCGTGGTCCGCCGCGCCTGGAGGTCCTCGTGGGCCCGCGCCGCGTCGGCCAGGGCATAGCGCGCGCCGATGCGGACGTCGAGCTGCCCTGCGGCCACGGCGCCGAACAGCTCCTCGGACCGCCAGCGCCGCTCCTCGGGCGTCAGCAGATAGTGCGCCAGCGTGGGGCGGGTGAGGAAGAGCGAGCCACCGCTGTTGAGGCGCTGCGGATCGACGGGCGGCACCGGACCGGACGCCGCGCCGTAGAGGACGAGGGTGCCCCGGATCCGGAGCGAGCGCAGGGACTCGTCGAAGGTCGCCCTGCCCACGCCGTCGTACACCACGTCCACCCCGGTGCCGCCGGTGAGGTCCCGGACCGCGCCGGCGAAGCCCTCGTACCGCAGGACCTCGTCGGCCCCCGCACCGCGCGAGAGCTCCTCCTTCCCCGGCGTCGACACCGTCGTGATCACGCGCGCGCCCTTCGCCTTGAGCAGCTGGATCAGCAGGAGGCCCACTCCGCCGGCGCCGGCGTGCGCGAGCACCGTCTGTCCGGCCTGCACGGCGAACGTCGAGTTGATCAGGTAGTGGGCGGTCATGCCCTGCAGGGGGAGGGCGGCAGCCGTCTCGAGGTCCACGCCCTCCGGCACCGGAAGCGCCTTGTCGGCGTCGACGACGGCGAACTCGCCGTAGGTGCCCTTGCCCTCGGCGAAGGCGATCCGGTCGCCCGCGGCGAAGCCCGGAACGCCTGCTCCCACGGCCTCCACGGTCCCGGCCGCTTCTGCTCCCGGAGTGAAGGGATGCTGCATCGGATAGGTACCGCTGCGCTGGTAGGTCTCGATGAAGTTCACGCCGGCAGCGGCGACCTTCACCAGGAGCTGCCCGGGCCCGGCATCGGGCCGGTCCACGGTCGTGAGTGTGAGGACGTCCGGACCGCCCGGTTCGGAGACGACGATGGCTGAGGGCATGATGCTGGTCCTTTCGGTGGCGTGTCCTCATGCTATTCCGGCGGCCCCGAAATCGACATGCATGATTATGTGTCGCCATGCATACCCTTGTTGTACGCTGGTCCCATGACCTTCACCGCAGCCGTGTCCGGGGCCAGTGGCTATGCCGGAGGAGAACTCCTGCGCCTCCTCGCCAACCACCCCGACATCGAGATCGGGGCGATCACGGCCCACAGCAACGCCGGTGCGCGCCTCGGCGAGCTGCAACCACACCTCCATGCCCTGGCCGACCGGGTGCTGCAGGAGACGTCGCCCGAGGTGCTCGCGGGGCACGACGTCGTCTTCCTGGCCCTCCCGCACGGAGCCAGTGCGGAGATCGCGGCGCAGCTGTCACCAGAGACCCTCGTCATCGACGCAGGAGCCGATCACCGCCTCCAGGACCCTGCCGCCTGGGAGAAGTTCTACGGATCGGCCCATGCCGGCACCTGGCCGTACGGCCTCCCGGAGCTCCCGGGTGCCCGCGCGGACCTGGCCGGGGCCCGGCGCATCGCCGTCCCCGGGTGCTATCCGACCAGCGCGCTCCTCGCGCTCACCCCCGGTTTCGCCGCCGGACTCCTCGAGCCCGACGACGTCGTCATCGTGTCCGCCTCCGGCACCTCCGGCGCGGGCAAGGCCGCCAAGCCGAACCTCATCGGTTCGGAGGTCATGGGCGGGATGAGCCCGTACGGCGTCGGCGGCGGCCACCGCCACACCCCCGAGATCGAGCAGGGCCTCAGCCTCGCCGCCGGCGAGCGCGTCTCGCTGTCCTTCACTCCGACCCTCGCCCCCATGGCCCGGGGCATCCTGACGACCGCGACCGCGAAGGTGCGCGCGGGCGTCGATCATGCCCGGCTCCGGGACGCGTGGGAGTCCGCGTACGCGGAGGAACCCTTCGTCCGCGTGCTCCCCGAGGGCCAGTGGCCGTCGACGAAGTCCGTGCTGGGCTCGAACTACGTGAACCTGCAGCTCGCCTTCGACGACCACGCAGGCCGCGTGGTCGTCAGCAGCGTCATCGACAACCTCACCAAGGGGACCGCCGGCGGAGCCGTGCAGTCCATGAACATCGCCCTCGGACTCGACGAGACCGCGGGCCTGACCATCAAGGGGATCGCACCGTGAGCATCACCTATCCGGGCGGATTCCGTGCCGCGGGCGTGGCCGCCGGGCTCAAGAGCACCGGCAAGCCCGACGTCGCGCTCGTCGCCAACGACGGTCCGCTGCACAACGCCGCAGCCGTCTTCACCACCAACCGGGTGGCCGCCGCACCCGTGCTGTGGTCCCGACAGGTCGTCTCGGACGGACGCGTCGACGCCGTCGTCCTCAATTCCGGCGGCGCCAACGCCTGCACCGGGCCCGAGGGTTTCCAGAACACGCATCGGACGGCCGAGGTCACGGCGGAGCTCCTCGGCGTCTCGGCGACGGACGTCTTCGTCTGCTCCACCGGACTCATCGGTGAACAGCTCCCCATGGACCGGCTGCTCGCGGGGGTGACCGACGCGGCCGGGTCCCTCGGCAGGGGCGGCGGCCCGACCGCGGCCGCGGCGATCATGACAACGGACACCGTGGCCAAGGAGGCACGCTACCCGGCGACCGCCGACTCGGCGAGCGAGGGCTACGCGATCGGCGGCATGGCCAAGGGAGCCGGCATGCTCGCCCCCGGCCTCGCGACGATGCTCGTGGTCCTGACCACGGACGCCGCGCTGGATCCGGCTGCGCTCGATGCCGCGCTGCGCGAGGCCACGCGGGTCAGCTTCGACCGTACGGACGCTGACGGCTGCATGTCGACCAACGACACCGTCGTCCTCCTCGCCTCCGGCGCCGCGGGCGTGGCCCCCGACCAGGCGCAGTTCACCGCGGCCCTGACGGACGTCTGCCTCGACCTCGCCGCGCAGCTCATTCACGACGCCGAGGGCGCCAGCCACACCATCGCCGTGCGGACCGTCAACGCGGCCTCCGAGCGCGACGCCGAGACGGTCGGCCGCGCCGTCGCCCGCTCCAACCTCTTCAAGACCGCCATCTTCGGCAACGACCCCAACTGGGGACGCGTGCTCGCCGCGGTCGGCACGACGGATGCCGTGTTCGAACCGGACCGGCTGAACGTCTCGATGAACGGCGTGCAGATCTGCCGCAACGGCGGCATCGGTGACTCCCGGGACCTCGTGGACCTCACCGGGCGCGACGTCACCGTGGTGATCGACCTCGCCGCTGGGTCCGCGACCGCCACGATCTGGACCAACGACCTCACGCACGAGTACGTGCACGAGAACTCCGCCTACTCGAGCTGACGGGAGACGCCATGACCGGCACGACGACAGGCACGACACCCGGCACGACGCCGTCCGCGTCGACGCTGCGGGCCCAGGACAAGGCCGCCACCCTGATGGAGGCCCTGCCCTGGATCCAGCGCTTCGCCGGCACCACGATGGTCATCAAGTACGGCGGCAACGCCATGGTCGACGACGAGATGCGCCGTGCCTTCGCCGAGGACATCGTGTTCCTGCACCACGTCGGCATCCGTCCCGTCGTGGTGCACGGCGGCGGCCCGCAGATCAACGCGATGCTCGGACGGCTGGGCATCGAGTCCGAGTTCAAGGGCGGCCTGCGCGTCACGACCCCCGAGGCCATGGACGTGGTCCGGATGGTCCTCACCGGCCAGGTGGGCCGTGAGCTCGTGGGCCTGATCAACTCCCACGGCCCCTACGCCGTCGGGCTCTCCGGCGAGGACGGCGGGCTCCTCCGCGCCGTCCGCACGGGCACGGTCGTCGACGGCGAGCAGGTGGACCTGGGCCTCGTCGGCGAGGTGACCGCCGTCCACCCCGGTGCCATCCTGGACATCCTGCAGGCCGGCCGCATCCCCGTGATCTCCACGGTCGCCCCCGAGTACGACGCCGACGGCGACGCCACGCAGCAGGTCCTGAACGTCAACGCCGACTCCGCAGCCGCCGCCCTGGCCGCCGCGCTCGGGGCGTCGAAGCTCGTCATCCTCACCGACGTCGAGGGCCTGTACGCCGCATGGCCGGACCGCTCGTCGCTCATCTCCTCCCTCTCCGCGGCGCAGCTCCGCGAACTCCTGCCGAGCCTGCAGTCCGGCATGATCCCCAAGATGGCGGCCTGCCTCCAGGCCGTCGAGGCCGGTGTGGAACGGGCCCACATCGTGGACGGACGCCTGGCCCACTCCATGCTGCTGGAGACGTTCACCACCGCCGGCATCGGCACGCAGGTCGTGCCCGACGGCGCGCCCGCGGATCCCACGTCCACGGGTGCCGCAGCCACCGGTCCAGCACCCACCGATCCCGCAGGAGCACAGGCATGAACGGAACCACCGGCGGAACCCCCGGGCGGCATGCGGCCGCGCCGGCAGCCGAAGGCGCCGTCGACCTGCTCACGGGCGGCGACTCCGGCGCGGAGTGGCTCTCGCGCTACAACGGCGCACTCCTGGGGGTCTTCGGGACTCCGCAGCGCGTCCTCGTGCGCGGGTCGGGCTGCTACGTGTGGGACGCGGACGGCTCCCGGTACCTCGATCTGCTCGGCGGGATCGCGGTGAACGCCCTCGGCCACGCGCACCCCCTTCGTCACCTCCGTCGTCTCGAGCCAGCTCGCCACCCTCGGGCACATCTCGAACTTCTTCACGAGCCCCACGCAGGTGGCGCTCGCCGAGAAGCTGCTCGCACTGGCACAGGCCCCCGCCGGGTCGCGCGTGTTCTTCACCAACTCCGGCACGGAGGCACTCGAGGCCGCCGTCAAGCTCGCCCGCAGGAACAGCACCCCCGAGCGGCACCGGATCATCGCCCTCGACGGCGCCTTCCACGGGCGCACGATGGGCGCTCTCGCCCTGACGTCCAAGAAGGCCTACCGGGAGCCGTTCGAGCCCCTGCCGGCCGGCGTCGAGCACATCCCCTTCAACGACACCGACGCCCTCCGCGACGCTCTGGACGGCTCCGTGGCCGCACTCGTCCTCGAGCCCATCCAGGGTGAGGCCGGCGTCCGTCCGCTCTCACCGGAGTACCTCCGCACCGCCCGCGAGCTGACCCGCGAGCACGGCGCCCTCCTGATCCTCGACGAGGTCCAGTCGGGTATCGCGAGGACCGGCCGCTGGTTCGCGCACCAGGCGGTCGACGGCATGGTCCCCGACGCCATGACCCCTCGCCAAGGGCCTCGGCGGCGGCTTCCCGGTCGGTGCTCTCGTCACCTTCGGCGAGGACGTCTCGGCACTGATCGGTGCAGGCCAGCACGGCACCACCTTCGGCGGCAATCCCGTGGCCACGGCCGCCG encodes the following:
- a CDS encoding radical SAM protein, whose translation is MDVMRWEGQKITDDSGAAAPALVPMAGLVRTVRTPEFAGLTFHEVAAKSVLNRVPPTSSMPFSWTVNAFRGCSHACVYCFARKTHSYLDLDTGLDFDAQLVVKINAAEVLARELARPSWAREHVALGTNTDPYQRAEGRYRLMPGIISALADSGTPFSILTKGTLLARDIPLLTSAARSVPVGMGISLALVDPVLAEAIEPGTPAPRARLALISRLREAGLPCGVMAMPILPWLTDGDESLDRLFGELAAAGATGVTAGPLHLRPGSREWFLQWLAAHHPHLVPGYQELYRGGSYAAKEYRDWLAGRIRVFRSKHGLVAGAGFFRNLAPVGGPAPTTAFPAGTGAGRRAARPVQASLF
- the pheT gene encoding phenylalanine--tRNA ligase beta subunit, whose amino-acid sequence is MRIPLSWLREYAAVPADATAEDVMAELVKVGLEEEDVHRPTDELSGPIVVGQVLSLVKEPQSNGKTINWCSVRVVPEGAEQTLTGDGIDPSGVQGIVCGAHNFVEGDKVVVTLPGAVLPGDFRISPRKTYGHVSAGMIASVRELGIGEDHDGILVLSTLGLDPEVGTDAMELLGLYDEAAEINVTPDRGYCFSIRGVAREYAHATGTEFTDPAAAVVVPTPAGPGYPVRLEDSAPIYGRPGCDRFVARTVRGVDPSRPTPPWLSARLRLAGIRSISLVVDISNYVMLELGQPLHFYDLDKLSGDIVVRRAAAGEKLRTLDDRERTLDAEDLLITDASGPIGIAGVMGGAATEVSDGTRNVLVESAHFEEVGIGRSRRRHRLPSEASKRFERGVDWNVADVAAQRAVDLLLELAGGTVDETATDAGQAPEPRVVELAADFPARLIGRTFTDEQIRGKLTDLGAAVADADGGYRVTVPSWRTDLETREDLTEEIIRLVGYDTIPSTFPVAPPGRGLTRLQQQRRRLLNALAAAGLTEVLSYPFVSGHANAVFGTPDEGAAVASVKLANPLSAELGYLRRSILPGLVELAKRNSSRGFRDLALFETGAVFLPGDVLGTESIPPLGARPDDEVLDTLYAGIPDQPQTIAALFTGHETAPSAGVAPRAWDWADAVDVVRLMAQVTGVDVVVRQGSHQAFHPGRTAEFSLRSGEVLGYAGELHPKLIAAQDLPARTVALEIDADLLFDAAADVIVARPLSTYPPATQDVALVVESGVVAGDVLETLREGAGELLEDVGLFDVYTGQGIGEGRKSLAFALRFRAPDRTLTADEASAARDAAVALAAERFGAVQR
- the argB gene encoding acetylglutamate kinase gives rise to the protein MTGTTTGTTPGTTPSASTLRAQDKAATLMEALPWIQRFAGTTMVIKYGGNAMVDDEMRRAFAEDIVFLHHVGIRPVVVHGGGPQINAMLGRLGIESEFKGGLRVTTPEAMDVVRMVLTGQVGRELVGLINSHGPYAVGLSGEDGGLLRAVRTGTVVDGEQVDLGLVGEVTAVHPGAILDILQAGRIPVISTVAPEYDADGDATQQVLNVNADSAAAALAAALGASKLVILTDVEGLYAAWPDRSSLISSLSAAQLRELLPSLQSGMIPKMAACLQAVEAGVERAHIVDGRLAHSMLLETFTTAGIGTQVVPDGAPADPTSTGAAATGPAPTDPAGAQA
- the pheS gene encoding phenylalanine--tRNA ligase alpha subunit, with amino-acid sequence MSETPEHAGPAGPGAPVPDPLDAAAVAAAVDAALADIAAAADLDVLKGVRIAHTGEKSPLSLANRGIGALPKEQKSAAGKNIGPARGRINSALASRTTELEAERDARILVEEAVDVTAAPRRRRPGARHPLSTLQERVSDVFVGMGWEIAEGPELESEWFNFDALNFKPDHPAREMQDTFFVEPPEAHLVLRTHTSPVQVRSMLERELPIYVLCPGKVFRTDELDATHTPVFHQFEGLAIDKGLTMADLVGTLEHFTRQLFGDEAKVRLRPNYFPFTEPSAELDIWHPGAKGGPRWIEWGGCGMVHPNVLRATGIDPDVYSGFAFGMGIERALMFRNEVSDMRDMIEGDVRFSEHFGMEI
- the argC gene encoding N-acetyl-gamma-glutamyl-phosphate reductase, producing the protein MTFTAAVSGASGYAGGELLRLLANHPDIEIGAITAHSNAGARLGELQPHLHALADRVLQETSPEVLAGHDVVFLALPHGASAEIAAQLSPETLVIDAGADHRLQDPAAWEKFYGSAHAGTWPYGLPELPGARADLAGARRIAVPGCYPTSALLALTPGFAAGLLEPDDVVIVSASGTSGAGKAAKPNLIGSEVMGGMSPYGVGGGHRHTPEIEQGLSLAAGERVSLSFTPTLAPMARGILTTATAKVRAGVDHARLRDAWESAYAEEPFVRVLPEGQWPSTKSVLGSNYVNLQLAFDDHAGRVVVSSVIDNLTKGTAGGAVQSMNIALGLDETAGLTIKGIAP
- the pcp gene encoding pyrrolidone-carboxylate peptidase: MILLTGFEPFGGEATNPSWLAARRAAALLTAEGQQAVAVEVPCVFGRSIEVLDAALQRHRPGIVLGVGQAGGRERVSIERVAINVDDARIPDNAGYQPIDEPVVPGGPAAYFSSLPIKACREAVAALGIPVEVSQTAGTYVCNHIFYGLMSLLAEHPGVRGGFVHVPYSTEQGGVHRQPGLPIEDMAAALVAIATTTAGTTADARITAGAEH
- the qor_2 gene encoding quinone oxidoreductase, which translates into the protein MPSAIVVSEPGGPDVLTLTTVDRPDAGPGQLLVKVAAAGVNFIETYQRSGTYPMQHPFTPGAEAAGTVEAVGAGVPGFAAGDRIAFAEGKGTYGEFAVVDADKALPVPEGVDLETAAALPLQGMTAHYLINSTFAVQAGQTVLAHAGAGGVGLLLIQLLKAKGARVITTVSTPGKEELSRGAGADEVLRYEGFAGAVRDLTGGTGVDVVYDGVGRATFDESLRSLRIRGTLVLYGAASGPVPPVDPQRLNSGGSLFLTRPTLAHYLLTPEERRWRSEELFGAVAAGQLDVRIGARYALADAARAHEDLQARRTTGKVLLIP
- the argJ gene encoding arginine biosynthesis bifunctional protein ArgJ: MSITYPGGFRAAGVAAGLKSTGKPDVALVANDGPLHNAAAVFTTNRVAAAPVLWSRQVVSDGRVDAVVLNSGGANACTGPEGFQNTHRTAEVTAELLGVSATDVFVCSTGLIGEQLPMDRLLAGVTDAAGSLGRGGGPTAAAAIMTTDTVAKEARYPATADSASEGYAIGGMAKGAGMLAPGLATMLVVLTTDAALDPAALDAALREATRVSFDRTDADGCMSTNDTVVLLASGAAGVAPDQAQFTAALTDVCLDLAAQLIHDAEGASHTIAVRTVNAASERDAETVGRAVARSNLFKTAIFGNDPNWGRVLAAVGTTDAVFEPDRLNVSMNGVQICRNGGIGDSRDLVDLTGRDVTVVIDLAAGSATATIWTNDLTHEYVHENSAYSS